Proteins from one Planctomyces sp. SH-PL62 genomic window:
- a CDS encoding CPBP family intramembrane glutamic endopeptidase produces MDAPEESPHPEIDAPGHDAIVTFAVFFEGGLAPFSLLLGWWFAHPPLRHFDWNFQAVMLGAAAAAAPAACFLAMLRWPIGPLVRIKRFCEDEFVPLLGNSSWADLVLIAISAGVGEEMLFRGVFQTSIASATNETWGVILSSLLFGALHPISIPYSIVSFSMGVYLALIFLSTGNLLAAIVCHGVYDFVLMAYLLRPGDPNRPIRNPIDAIDADRHIDEHDAP; encoded by the coding sequence TTGGACGCCCCGGAGGAATCTCCGCATCCGGAGATCGATGCGCCCGGTCATGACGCGATCGTGACCTTCGCGGTCTTTTTCGAAGGGGGCCTCGCCCCGTTCTCGCTGCTCCTGGGCTGGTGGTTCGCCCACCCCCCCCTGCGCCACTTCGACTGGAACTTCCAGGCCGTGATGCTGGGCGCGGCGGCGGCGGCGGCCCCGGCGGCCTGCTTCCTGGCGATGCTTCGCTGGCCGATCGGCCCCCTGGTGCGGATCAAGCGATTCTGCGAAGACGAATTCGTCCCCCTCCTGGGGAACAGCTCCTGGGCCGACCTGGTCCTGATCGCCATCTCGGCCGGGGTCGGCGAGGAGATGCTCTTCCGGGGCGTCTTCCAGACCTCGATCGCCAGCGCCACGAACGAGACCTGGGGCGTGATCCTCTCCAGCCTGCTGTTCGGCGCCCTGCACCCGATCTCGATCCCCTACTCGATCGTCAGCTTCTCGATGGGAGTCTACCTGGCGCTGATCTTCCTCTCGACGGGCAACCTGCTGGCGGCGATCGTCTGCCACGGGGTGTACGACTTCGTCCTGATGGCCTACCTCCTGCGTCCCGGCGACCCGAATCGACCGATTCGAAACCCGATCGACGCGATCGACGCCGATCGGCATATCGACGAGCATGACGCCCCCTGA
- a CDS encoding ankyrin repeat domain-containing protein: MMFSGLTKLAAEGDEAGVRRMLDEGAPVDVVTDGPSNMTPLQVAAKEGHLEVVKLLLERGADVNHVDEKGFTPVTTAARASEWQVLKVLAEHGGDFRTPDKTRRNGHDYLRRCRGQRTRARIQTILETRGSKPKGDEAEAAAADPLEARSSHPAGAESGEGETS, encoded by the coding sequence ATGATGTTCAGCGGCCTCACCAAGCTCGCCGCCGAAGGGGATGAGGCGGGCGTCCGGCGCATGCTGGACGAGGGGGCGCCCGTGGACGTCGTCACCGACGGACCGTCCAACATGACGCCGCTCCAGGTCGCCGCGAAGGAGGGGCATCTGGAGGTCGTCAAGCTACTCCTGGAGCGGGGCGCCGACGTCAATCACGTCGACGAGAAAGGGTTCACGCCGGTCACCACGGCCGCCCGCGCCTCCGAGTGGCAGGTCTTGAAGGTCCTGGCCGAGCACGGCGGCGATTTCCGGACGCCGGACAAGACCCGCCGCAACGGCCACGACTACCTGCGACGCTGCCGGGGCCAGCGCACCCGAGCCAGGATCCAGACGATCCTCGAGACGCGCGGTTCGAAGCCGAAGGGGGATGAGGCGGAAGCCGCCGCCGCCGACCCTCTAGAAGCAAGAAGCTCCCACCCCGCCGGGGCCGAATCCGGCGAGGGGGAGACTTCCTGA
- a CDS encoding S1C family serine protease, giving the protein MGVRRTAVVEAVGKAQACVVNISSEKKAASSSRWPFSPEENQRPRVNGMGSGVIVDGRGYILTNHHVVDRVQGVQVQLLDGTSYPARVLHFDPVMDLALIKVEPTSPLPAIRIGTSADLMVGEPVITIGNAFGYENTVSVGIISALHRDVTLSDEQVYRNLIQTDAAINPGNSGGPLINIEGELIGINVAVRAGAQGIGFALPMDEVKRVAAEMLSTRRLAATWHGVVAAETTQGSRRVLVAADVQRGSPGEAAGVQPGDELVQIGSMPVANALDVERAFLDSRPGTPTTVLVRRDGAETTLAVDVRPLAEGTTLAAYEPTDPIWETLGLKTSPASGQDVSSVNPKLRGGLFIQAVSPGSPAAAAALQRGDILVGMNVGDRNWETIRPDNIMYVLRQPEAVQTDSALLYVIRRNGLQSRRISLADPRVKNIIAQ; this is encoded by the coding sequence GTGGGAGTGCGCCGGACGGCGGTGGTGGAGGCGGTGGGCAAGGCCCAGGCCTGCGTGGTGAACATCTCCAGCGAGAAGAAGGCGGCGTCGAGCAGTCGCTGGCCGTTCTCGCCCGAGGAGAATCAGCGCCCGCGAGTCAACGGCATGGGGAGCGGCGTCATCGTCGACGGCCGGGGCTACATCCTGACCAACCACCACGTCGTGGACCGGGTGCAGGGCGTGCAGGTCCAGTTGCTGGACGGGACGAGCTACCCCGCGCGGGTGCTCCACTTCGACCCGGTCATGGACCTGGCGTTGATCAAGGTGGAGCCGACCTCCCCCCTGCCGGCGATCAGGATCGGGACCTCGGCCGACCTGATGGTGGGCGAGCCCGTCATCACCATCGGCAACGCCTTCGGCTACGAGAACACGGTCTCCGTCGGCATCATCAGCGCCCTGCACCGGGACGTGACGCTCTCTGACGAGCAGGTCTACCGGAACCTGATCCAGACCGACGCGGCGATCAACCCGGGGAACTCGGGCGGGCCGCTGATCAACATTGAAGGGGAGCTGATCGGGATCAACGTGGCGGTGCGGGCCGGCGCCCAGGGGATCGGCTTCGCCCTGCCGATGGACGAGGTGAAGCGGGTCGCCGCCGAGATGCTCAGCACCCGCCGACTGGCCGCCACCTGGCACGGCGTGGTCGCGGCCGAGACGACGCAGGGCTCCCGACGGGTCCTGGTGGCGGCCGACGTCCAGCGCGGCAGCCCGGGCGAGGCCGCCGGCGTCCAGCCGGGCGACGAGCTGGTCCAGATCGGCTCGATGCCGGTCGCCAACGCCCTGGACGTGGAACGGGCGTTCCTCGACTCCCGGCCGGGGACGCCGACGACGGTCCTGGTCCGCCGCGACGGGGCCGAGACGACCCTCGCCGTCGACGTCCGACCGTTGGCCGAGGGGACGACCCTCGCCGCCTACGAGCCGACCGACCCAATCTGGGAGACGCTGGGCCTGAAGACCTCGCCGGCCTCCGGCCAGGACGTCTCCTCGGTCAACCCCAAGCTCCGGGGCGGCCTGTTCATCCAGGCCGTCTCGCCCGGCAGCCCCGCCGCCGCCGCCGCCCTCCAGCGCGGCGACATCCTGGTGGGGATGAACGTCGGCGACCGGAACTGGGAGACCATCCGGCCCGACAACATCATGTACGTCCTCCGCCAGCCCGAGGCCGTCCAGACCGACAGCGCCCTGCTCTACGTCATCCGCCGCAACGGACTCCAATCGCGCCGGATCAGCCTGGCCGACCCCCGCGTCAAGAACATCATCGCCCAGTAG
- a CDS encoding HD domain-containing protein yields MSDAPPLYSDRLESASRFAAVAHQGQVRRSSETPYFQHVAAVAGILERAGFAEDVVIAGLLHDVVEDTPTTLDEVSRSFGPEVARLVGFCSEVKLDASGRKRPWIDRKTDHLAALADAPVEARAVILADKLHNLAAIAHDLARGVDVWAAFHADREQVLWYYEASLRVCGEGDPRLERLALACRAVLESLD; encoded by the coding sequence ATGTCGGATGCGCCCCCCTTGTACTCGGATCGCCTGGAGTCCGCCTCGCGGTTCGCGGCCGTCGCCCATCAGGGCCAGGTGAGGCGGTCGAGCGAGACGCCCTACTTCCAGCACGTCGCCGCGGTGGCCGGGATCCTGGAACGCGCCGGCTTCGCGGAAGACGTCGTGATCGCCGGGCTGCTCCACGACGTCGTCGAGGACACGCCGACGACCCTCGACGAGGTGTCGCGGTCGTTCGGCCCGGAGGTCGCCCGGCTCGTCGGCTTCTGTTCCGAGGTCAAGCTCGACGCGTCGGGCCGCAAACGTCCCTGGATCGACCGCAAGACCGACCACCTCGCCGCCCTGGCCGACGCCCCGGTCGAGGCCCGCGCCGTGATCCTGGCCGACAAGCTCCACAACCTGGCCGCCATCGCCCACGACCTCGCCCGGGGCGTCGACGTCTGGGCCGCCTTCCACGCCGACCGGGAGCAGGTCCTCTGGTATTACGAAGCCTCCCTCCGCGTCTGCGGCGAAGGCGATCCGCGGCTGGAGCGATTGGCCCTGGCCTGCCGGGCGGTCCTGGAAAGTCTGGATTGA
- a CDS encoding DUF6263 family protein, with amino-acid sequence MPHPIPETPTPRPRRLAVAALSLALAVGLGVGASARADAPLRWKFQKGETIRYALVQKTESKMKAGEIERGSTVQQTSDLRWIVDEVTPEGVATMTQIIDRVRVKLESAGQPPFEFDSEDKDKPQEGPIAAQIVPMFKALAGFECSLTMDPRGRIESVKIPQKTLDALRESLSGAMGNLFSEESMKNMITQSGLILPEAAVEKGKGWTDESTLPVQQLGTIKTDKTYTVEGPAAEDPSKVVITLDAKMTVDAADNPQISFEIKEQKNVGRFLFDAEKGRIASSHVEVKMVQLITAGANKLEQTMNNTMEMTLSPEPAAK; translated from the coding sequence ATGCCGCATCCGATCCCGGAAACCCCGACTCCCCGCCCTCGCCGCCTCGCCGTCGCCGCCCTTTCCCTCGCGCTGGCGGTCGGCCTGGGCGTCGGCGCGTCGGCCCGGGCCGACGCCCCCCTGCGCTGGAAGTTCCAGAAGGGCGAGACCATCCGCTACGCCCTGGTCCAGAAGACCGAGAGCAAGATGAAGGCCGGCGAGATCGAGCGCGGCTCCACCGTCCAGCAGACCAGCGACCTCCGCTGGATCGTCGACGAGGTCACGCCCGAAGGCGTCGCCACGATGACCCAGATCATCGACCGCGTCCGCGTGAAGCTGGAATCCGCCGGCCAGCCCCCCTTCGAGTTCGACTCCGAGGACAAGGACAAGCCCCAGGAAGGCCCCATCGCCGCCCAGATCGTCCCCATGTTCAAGGCCCTCGCCGGCTTCGAATGCTCGCTGACGATGGACCCCCGGGGCCGGATCGAATCCGTCAAGATCCCCCAGAAGACCCTCGACGCCCTCCGCGAAAGCCTCTCCGGGGCGATGGGCAACCTCTTCTCCGAAGAGTCGATGAAGAACATGATCACCCAGTCCGGGCTGATCCTCCCGGAAGCGGCCGTCGAGAAGGGCAAGGGCTGGACCGACGAGTCCACCCTCCCCGTCCAGCAGCTCGGCACGATCAAGACCGACAAGACCTACACCGTCGAGGGCCCGGCCGCCGAGGACCCGAGCAAGGTCGTCATCACCCTGGACGCCAAGATGACGGTCGACGCCGCCGACAATCCCCAGATCTCGTTCGAGATCAAGGAGCAGAAGAACGTCGGCCGCTTCCTGTTCGACGCCGAGAAGGGGCGGATCGCCAGCTCCCACGTCGAGGTCAAGATGGTCCAGCTCATCACCGCCGGGGCCAACAAGCTCGAGCAGACCATGAACAACACCATGGAGATGACCCTGAGCCCCGAGCCGGCCGCCAAGTGA
- a CDS encoding alpha/beta fold hydrolase: MRLSTKWRDSWSTIVPEAGSRRSHRVTVNGADFDVVRMGWGDPLVVVPGMAGGWRLTAPLLRKLAKQHQVITYSLRGDLTHGAGPLGHTRTPYVEIGQHAADLAALLEHLGLERPSVLGVSFGGAVALELAVEQPRLLDSLIVQGIESRFHATAASAIVRRVLERYPLLPNSPFLNQFLNLLYAKKPEPGPQTDFVIERIWETPQSVMAHRLAQLEHFDVTDRLWRIDAPTLVLAGSKDAIIPVSRQKRLAQDVSGARFEAIEGAGHIGFVTHADSMARQVQAHFQRVKASV; this comes from the coding sequence ATGCGGCTATCAACGAAATGGCGAGACTCCTGGTCGACGATCGTGCCCGAAGCGGGCTCGCGCCGCAGCCATCGCGTGACGGTCAATGGTGCGGACTTCGACGTCGTCCGGATGGGCTGGGGCGACCCGCTCGTAGTCGTGCCCGGGATGGCCGGCGGGTGGCGGTTGACCGCCCCCCTGCTCCGGAAGCTCGCGAAGCAGCATCAGGTCATTACGTATAGCCTTCGCGGCGACCTCACCCACGGTGCGGGCCCGCTGGGACATACGCGGACGCCCTATGTCGAGATCGGCCAGCACGCCGCCGACCTGGCCGCCCTGCTCGAGCATCTCGGGCTGGAGCGGCCTTCGGTCCTCGGCGTCTCGTTCGGCGGGGCCGTCGCCCTGGAACTGGCCGTCGAGCAGCCCCGACTGCTGGATTCGCTGATCGTCCAGGGGATCGAGTCGCGGTTCCACGCGACGGCGGCCTCGGCCATCGTCCGCCGCGTCCTGGAGCGGTATCCCCTGCTCCCCAACAGCCCGTTCCTCAACCAGTTCCTCAACCTGCTGTACGCCAAGAAGCCCGAGCCCGGCCCGCAGACCGATTTCGTGATCGAGCGGATCTGGGAGACCCCCCAGTCCGTCATGGCCCATCGCCTGGCGCAGCTCGAGCACTTCGACGTGACGGATCGCCTGTGGCGGATCGACGCGCCCACGCTGGTCCTCGCCGGCTCGAAGGACGCGATCATCCCGGTCTCGCGACAGAAGCGGCTGGCCCAGGACGTCTCAGGTGCCCGCTTCGAAGCCATCGAAGGTGCCGGCCATATCGGGTTCGTCACCCACGCCGACTCGATGGCCCGCCAGGTCCAGGCCCACTTCCAGCGCGTCAAGGCGTCCGTCTAA
- a CDS encoding iron-containing alcohol dehydrogenase, with product MIGPMLSSGSGSPIPAGTSLFDFPIPIHFGVGAVRDLPAALSSLGVARPLLVASPGRVVGGVVDQVAGALGASVVFADLSPDPIDEEIDRGADRYRESKCDGLVGLGGGAAIEAAKAMRLRLGLPPLAAVPTTAGSGAEVLASCRIRSAETGCKREAGPDPRFPSLAICDPGLTLTTPPAVTAATGLDALAHCLESYLATSFQPLCDAAAVEGLRYIFRGLEAAVQDGSNLEARSAMMIGSLLGGTSSHKGLGVAHALAFAVEIDAPGRHAPLVAILLPHALRFVREAVEPRMAELATRLGLGRAGDGPGHLITLVGLLRANAPLPRRLRDVEGAAHDRIPEYARLALLDPALASCPRPCNQPLLEELLDRAW from the coding sequence GTGATCGGCCCCATGCTCTCCTCCGGCTCGGGCTCTCCGATCCCGGCTGGAACGTCCCTGTTCGACTTCCCCATCCCGATCCACTTCGGGGTGGGCGCCGTCCGCGATTTGCCGGCGGCGCTCTCGTCCCTGGGGGTCGCCCGTCCCCTGCTCGTCGCCTCGCCCGGGCGGGTGGTCGGCGGGGTCGTCGATCAGGTCGCGGGCGCGCTCGGCGCGTCCGTCGTCTTCGCGGATCTCTCGCCCGACCCGATCGACGAGGAGATCGACCGTGGCGCGGATCGTTACCGGGAGTCGAAGTGCGACGGCCTGGTGGGCCTGGGGGGCGGAGCCGCGATCGAGGCGGCCAAGGCGATGAGACTGCGGCTGGGCCTGCCCCCTCTGGCGGCGGTCCCCACCACGGCCGGATCGGGCGCCGAGGTCCTCGCGTCCTGCCGCATCCGATCGGCCGAGACGGGCTGCAAGCGGGAAGCGGGGCCGGACCCTCGATTCCCCTCGCTGGCGATCTGCGACCCCGGCCTGACGCTGACCACGCCGCCGGCCGTCACCGCCGCCACCGGCCTGGACGCGCTGGCGCATTGCCTGGAGAGCTATCTGGCGACCAGCTTCCAGCCGCTCTGCGACGCCGCGGCGGTCGAGGGCCTGCGGTACATCTTCCGGGGCCTGGAGGCGGCGGTGCAGGACGGCTCCAACCTGGAGGCGAGGTCCGCCATGATGATCGGCTCGCTGCTGGGCGGGACGTCGTCCCACAAGGGTCTGGGGGTGGCGCACGCCCTGGCCTTCGCCGTCGAGATCGACGCGCCGGGCCGACACGCCCCCCTCGTGGCGATCCTCCTGCCCCACGCTTTGCGGTTCGTCCGCGAGGCCGTCGAGCCTCGGATGGCCGAACTCGCCACCCGCCTCGGCCTGGGCCGCGCCGGCGACGGCCCCGGCCACCTCATCACGCTCGTCGGACTCCTCCGCGCCAACGCGCCGCTTCCTCGCCGACTCCGCGACGTCGAGGGCGCGGCCCACGACCGCATTCCCGAGTACGCCCGCCTCGCCCTGCTCGATCCGGCCCTCGCCTCCTGCCCCCGACCCTGCAACCAGCCGTTGCTGGAGGAACTGCTCGACCGGGCCTGGTGA
- a CDS encoding sigma 54-interacting transcriptional regulator → MVRRASSRAGRGGRRDGRASAATSWLGERWVGLRLFYMACTIAVLAYSAMVLGQVAWMGTIGVRCMFGTEIEENVSPSFRWVDAAGKDDRPLRGDELISIGDVHLAQGGYSAYIMAIRELSGHVGESVEVRWRNPDSGRIHEAQAQVRYAPTRSWVWSLVWFIQEMLIFGVGARVFWRRPNDDSARLFYMLCIVTVGAFMGGYHWTEIVGRPALIYPFVLFALLVPTVNLHFYLVFPRPNPLMLLHRRWVLGVLYGVPGAFLGALWGSMYASRLLRLRDVTQSTTALELIRLLALSYVWVAVFFFGLCFLCLVFSYRRSRHRGERNQVKWILLATVASSVLIGYLMIQTLIDPSNLGRDSAAWPMFTVSLLYTIAHAFSITRYKLLQVEEIVNRSVAYFAFSVTAGLIYSLLLLVSGKLIGDRLSALGPSWGAVVATVSVIVVLFISEVARGRFQRILDRRFFREKYKFDQAMQKMRLAVGSLVDRETLGKRLLEGTAEVLRLEWGALYLADGASGRFELAASHGPAPDEAVLEPDDPLVSRLRQASSIRQSHVMGSAAAFDPATDAMIALGGEAACGVGGDGELAGVLVLGPKRSGMPYEDEEMAFLGALSSVSAMALHSADIQETLETLNHELRDKVEKISEQQRRILILQDQLRDRAERESVAPPGSGADAGGRKEPSGLVEAFERIKGSSPSARRMMDMARKVAASTSAVLIRGESGTGKELLAAAVHAASPRAQRPFVKVHCAALSQNLLESELFGHVKGAFTGADRDRVGRFEQADGGTLFLDEIGDINLEVQTKLLRVLQEMSFERVGSSQSIQVDVRVVAATHQNLEALIQSGRFREDLYYRLNVICLSTPALRERREDVLELAMHFLDVHAARMGKLLTYIEPEAVEALMAHDWPGNIRELENTIERAVVLADGPTLTADDLPPEVRQPIRRRYRTRAAAAVVAPRASTPRGASPVATPPAATGAELLDGEEWGAEFASFERQRLVEALEEADGNKSVAARILGMPRSTFFSKLKKHGLA, encoded by the coding sequence TTGGTTAGGCGGGCCTCGTCGAGGGCCGGGAGGGGGGGCCGTCGCGACGGGCGAGCCAGTGCGGCGACCTCGTGGCTCGGCGAGCGCTGGGTCGGTCTGCGCCTGTTCTACATGGCCTGTACGATCGCGGTGCTGGCGTATTCGGCGATGGTCCTCGGCCAGGTGGCCTGGATGGGGACCATCGGCGTGCGTTGCATGTTCGGGACGGAGATCGAGGAGAACGTCTCGCCGAGTTTCCGGTGGGTCGACGCGGCGGGGAAGGATGATCGTCCGTTGCGAGGGGATGAACTGATCTCGATCGGGGACGTCCATCTGGCCCAGGGGGGCTACTCCGCCTACATCATGGCGATCCGCGAGTTGAGCGGACATGTGGGCGAGTCGGTCGAGGTGCGATGGAGGAATCCGGACTCGGGACGGATCCACGAGGCGCAAGCCCAGGTCCGGTACGCGCCGACTCGTTCGTGGGTCTGGTCGCTGGTCTGGTTCATCCAGGAGATGCTGATCTTCGGGGTGGGGGCGAGGGTCTTCTGGCGGCGGCCGAACGACGATTCGGCGCGGCTTTTCTACATGCTCTGCATCGTGACGGTCGGGGCGTTCATGGGGGGGTATCACTGGACGGAGATCGTGGGGAGGCCCGCGCTCATCTACCCGTTCGTGCTGTTCGCCCTCCTGGTGCCGACGGTGAACCTGCACTTCTATCTGGTCTTCCCACGGCCGAATCCGCTGATGCTGTTACATCGCCGATGGGTCCTCGGGGTTCTGTACGGCGTGCCCGGGGCTTTTTTAGGGGCCTTGTGGGGGAGCATGTACGCCTCGCGGCTCCTTCGGCTGCGGGACGTGACCCAGAGTACGACGGCCCTGGAGCTGATCCGGCTGCTGGCGCTCAGCTACGTCTGGGTGGCGGTCTTCTTCTTCGGGCTCTGCTTCCTCTGCCTGGTTTTCAGCTATCGCCGATCGCGACATCGCGGCGAGCGCAATCAGGTGAAGTGGATCCTGCTGGCGACCGTCGCGTCGTCGGTCCTGATCGGCTACCTGATGATCCAGACGCTGATCGACCCCTCGAACCTCGGCCGCGACAGTGCGGCGTGGCCGATGTTCACGGTCTCGCTCCTTTACACGATCGCCCACGCGTTCAGCATCACGCGATACAAGTTGTTGCAGGTCGAGGAGATCGTCAATCGGAGCGTGGCCTACTTCGCGTTCAGCGTGACGGCGGGCCTGATCTACTCGCTGTTGTTGCTGGTGAGCGGCAAGCTGATCGGCGACCGCCTTTCGGCGTTGGGGCCCTCGTGGGGGGCGGTGGTGGCGACGGTCTCGGTGATCGTGGTCTTGTTCATCTCGGAGGTGGCGAGGGGGCGATTTCAGCGGATCCTCGACCGTCGCTTCTTCCGGGAGAAGTACAAATTCGACCAGGCGATGCAGAAGATGCGGCTGGCGGTGGGGAGCCTGGTGGATCGCGAGACGCTGGGCAAGCGACTGCTGGAGGGGACGGCCGAGGTGCTGCGGCTGGAGTGGGGGGCGCTTTATCTGGCCGACGGCGCCAGTGGGCGGTTCGAGCTGGCCGCGAGCCACGGGCCGGCTCCCGACGAGGCGGTGCTGGAGCCGGACGACCCACTGGTGTCGCGGCTCCGCCAGGCGTCTTCGATCCGGCAATCGCACGTGATGGGCTCGGCGGCGGCGTTCGACCCGGCGACCGACGCGATGATCGCGCTGGGGGGGGAGGCCGCGTGCGGCGTCGGCGGCGACGGCGAACTGGCCGGTGTGCTGGTGCTGGGGCCGAAGCGTAGCGGCATGCCGTATGAGGACGAGGAGATGGCGTTCCTGGGGGCGCTCAGCTCGGTCTCGGCGATGGCCCTGCACTCGGCCGACATCCAGGAGACGCTGGAGACGCTCAACCATGAGCTGCGGGACAAGGTGGAGAAGATCTCCGAACAGCAGCGGCGGATCCTGATCCTCCAGGACCAACTCCGCGACCGCGCCGAGCGAGAGAGCGTCGCGCCGCCGGGATCGGGGGCAGACGCCGGGGGGCGGAAGGAGCCCTCGGGCCTCGTGGAAGCGTTCGAGCGGATCAAGGGTTCGAGCCCCTCGGCGCGGCGGATGATGGACATGGCGCGGAAGGTGGCGGCCAGCACGTCGGCGGTCCTGATCCGGGGCGAGAGCGGCACGGGCAAGGAGCTTCTGGCGGCGGCCGTCCACGCGGCGAGCCCGCGCGCGCAGCGGCCCTTCGTCAAGGTGCACTGCGCGGCCCTGTCGCAGAACCTGCTGGAGAGCGAACTGTTCGGCCATGTGAAGGGGGCGTTCACGGGTGCCGATCGCGACCGCGTCGGCCGGTTCGAGCAGGCCGACGGCGGGACGTTGTTCCTGGACGAGATCGGCGACATCAACCTGGAGGTCCAGACGAAGCTCCTGCGGGTGCTCCAGGAGATGTCGTTCGAGCGGGTGGGAAGCTCGCAGTCGATCCAGGTCGACGTGCGGGTCGTGGCGGCCACGCACCAGAACCTGGAGGCCCTGATCCAGTCCGGTCGGTTCCGGGAGGACCTGTACTACCGCCTGAACGTGATCTGCCTGTCGACCCCAGCGCTTCGGGAGCGTCGCGAGGACGTGCTGGAGCTGGCGATGCACTTCCTGGACGTCCACGCGGCGAGGATGGGGAAGTTGCTCACGTACATCGAGCCCGAGGCGGTCGAGGCGCTCATGGCGCACGACTGGCCGGGGAACATCCGCGAGCTGGAGAACACGATCGAGCGGGCGGTGGTCCTGGCCGACGGCCCGACCTTGACGGCGGACGATTTGCCGCCGGAGGTCCGCCAGCCGATCCGACGCCGATACCGGACGAGGGCGGCCGCGGCGGTCGTCGCGCCCCGGGCGTCGACGCCGCGTGGGGCCAGTCCCGTCGCGACGCCGCCGGCGGCGACGGGTGCGGAGCTACTGGACGGCGAGGAGTGGGGCGCCGAGTTCGCCTCGTTCGAGCGGCAGCGACTGGTCGAGGCGCTGGAGGAGGCGGACGGCAACAAGAGCGTCGCCGCCCGCATCCTGGGCATGCCGCGGAGCACCTTTTTCAGCAAGCTGAAGAAGCACGGTTTGGCCTGA
- the aroF gene encoding 3-deoxy-7-phosphoheptulonate synthase translates to MIVVMKPDATGTQIETMAQQISSLGLTPQVIKGEHQSIVAALGQERPGLAEALETGEGVEKVLPIMAPYKRASSEIKKDRTVVKALGLEIGGTKIAAIAGPCSVESEEQIVAIARKLRDLGATGLRGGAFKPRTSPYSFQGHKEKGLQMLAAARAESGLAIVTEVMAPEHVAMVAEYADVLQIGARNMQNYQLLQAVGDSGKPTLLKRGMSATIEEFLLAAEYILDRGNPNVVLCERGIRTFEDHTRFTLPLATVAYLNEKSHLPVVVDPSHGTGKASLVASMSRASIAAGADGLIIEVHEDPKRAASDGSQTITPAAFGQLMDQCRRVAEAVDRTM, encoded by the coding sequence GTGATCGTGGTGATGAAGCCGGACGCGACCGGGACGCAGATCGAGACCATGGCGCAGCAGATTTCGTCGCTGGGGCTGACCCCGCAGGTCATCAAGGGAGAGCACCAATCGATCGTCGCCGCGCTCGGCCAGGAGCGGCCGGGGCTCGCCGAGGCGCTTGAGACCGGCGAGGGGGTCGAGAAGGTCCTGCCGATCATGGCCCCCTACAAGCGAGCCTCGTCCGAGATCAAGAAGGACCGGACGGTGGTCAAGGCCCTGGGCCTGGAGATCGGCGGAACGAAGATCGCGGCCATCGCCGGCCCCTGCTCCGTCGAGAGCGAGGAGCAGATCGTCGCCATCGCCCGCAAGCTCCGCGACCTGGGCGCGACGGGCCTCCGGGGGGGCGCGTTCAAGCCCCGGACGAGCCCCTACAGCTTCCAGGGCCACAAAGAGAAGGGTCTGCAAATGCTCGCCGCCGCGCGGGCGGAGAGCGGCCTGGCGATCGTCACCGAGGTCATGGCGCCCGAGCATGTGGCGATGGTCGCCGAGTACGCCGACGTCCTCCAGATCGGCGCCCGCAACATGCAGAACTACCAGCTCCTCCAGGCCGTGGGAGACTCCGGCAAGCCGACCCTGCTCAAGCGGGGCATGAGCGCGACCATCGAGGAATTCCTGCTGGCAGCCGAGTACATCCTCGATCGCGGCAACCCCAACGTCGTCCTCTGCGAGCGCGGGATCAGGACGTTCGAGGACCACACCCGATTCACCCTGCCGCTGGCTACCGTCGCCTACCTCAACGAGAAGTCCCACCTCCCCGTCGTCGTCGACCCGTCGCACGGCACCGGCAAGGCGAGCCTGGTCGCGTCGATGTCCAGGGCGTCCATCGCGGCGGGCGCCGACGGCCTCATCATCGAGGTGCACGAGGACCCCAAGCGGGCCGCCAGCGACGGCTCCCAGACCATCACCCCCGCGGCCTTCGGCCAGCTCATGGACCAGTGCCGACGCGTCGCCGAGGCCGTCGACCGGACCATGTGA